GTCAAACAAGCCGAGGAATGTGACGCAGCAGAGGCTTACGCATCGCAATCTCTGGTCAAGTTCCTTGGACATAACCGACAATGACATGAAGTGGCAGCATGAGCAGGATTTCGGCGATGGAAAGTCACCTGGCATGGGCTCCTCCCAGCTGAGTAGCCTGAATATAGCAAATAACCTATTCAACAGTATTCCTGCTGCTCTGCCCTGTCTGGCGGTCAATTTAACCCGGCTGAATATGTCTTACAACAGCCTGCGTTCCATGGGACACGTAACCAGCTATCCGGCTACACTAAAGCAGTTGGACCTAAGCCACAATGAGATCTCTTGCTGGCCCAGTTTGCCGCGGATTACCGAATCGGATCCGCACCTGCTGTGCTACAGTTGTGTCCAGCTGCCGGAGGGTcggcaggaggaggagcaagCTTACAAAACCAGTTCCTCAAAGGGGAGCAGCTCCTCCGCCACATCCTTCCGTGCCTCAGTGCTGAAGAGCGTTTGCCGGCACAGGCGGCATTTGCGCCTGGAGGCGCTGCGCACTTTGATCCTGGCGGACAACCTACTTACCCGCATCCAGCTGTCAACCGACGACGCCACAACGCTGTTCAACGAGAGCGAGGACGCCGACTGGAGTGTGGTGGGCGTCAACCGGTCAAAGGTGATATTTCCCAACCTCTCGATGCTGGATATGACCAACAACTGCCTGAAGGAGATACCCGCCTCGCTGCACGAACTGAGCAGTCTCTCGGTGTTGAATATAAGTGGGAACGTGAATATCACGGAGCTGCCACCACACTTGGGTCTTCTCTCGCGCCTTTGGAATCTAAACACGCGCGGTTGCCTCCTGCAGGAGCCATTGCGTTCGATGATCGAGAGCAAGAAGCACAAGACGATGGACATTGTGGGATACCTCAAGTCAATCTACGAAGATGCTCAGCCGTATGCTCGCATGAAGCTAATGGTGGTGGGTGTCGCTGGAATCGGCAAGAGCACTCTGCTGGATTTGCTGCGCCAGGGAGCGGGCTCAGGCTCTAGTTCCAGCTCTCATCGATCTCGTGCCAGCGAAAATCATTGGGCCAAGCGAATGGGACACGCACGCAGCACATCTCGATCTCACCGACACTCGTCCGCCTCCAGGGCTAATATATCCACGGTGGGCGTGGACATCGGAACCTGGATTTGTGAGAAGCGCAAGCGAGCGCCCGGTTCCCATGGCCCCGTGGTGTTTCGCACCTGGGATTTCGGTGGTCAGAAGGAGTACTACGCAACCCATCAGTACTTCTTGTCCAAGAGGAGTTTGTATCTAGTGCTATGGCGCATAAGCGATGGTCACAAGGGTCTGGCGGAGTTGCTGCAGTGGCTGGGCAACATTCAGGCCAGGGCTCCAAACTCTCCAGTAATCATTGTGGGCACGCATTTTGATGCCGTTGGGGAGTCTATCTCTCCTCAGCAGGCagagcaactgcagcaactGATACGTGAAAAGTTCATCGCTATTCCTGATGCGGAAAAGATCGGTTTGCCGCGGGTGATTGACTCCATCGAAATAAGTTGTCGGTAAGTGATGAGTAGACATCGGATTTAAGgtgaaatctttttttttaaatacgatttaaagacacattttttacaaattttatttattaagttataattagatttaggcaaaacttaattgaggtttttgtaaaaaaaatgtaaccaatcaaatgtggctttaaatcatattaaaaaaaacacgatttcacctaaaatccgatgacTAGTAATGAGCTATATCACGAAGTAAAaggatttaataaaacaattgttttccattttaggACCCTACACAATATCCATTTGTTGGCCAACATCATTTACGACACCGCCATGCAACTGCGATCGCCTGGCTCCAAGGAGCCCATGCTCCTGCAGAAGATCCCGGCCAGCTACATTGCCCTGGAGGACATTGTAAATGTAATTGCCTGCAACTTGCGTGCTGCTGGCCGAGATCCCGTCCTCGATGGTGAACAATACAGACGCTTGGTCACCGAACAGATGCGACTGCATAACTACAAGAGCTTTCGAGATGCCGCTGAGCTGCAGCAGGCCACCACATGGTGCCACGAAAATGGAGTTTTGTTGCACTACGACGATGCAACGCTGAGGGACTACTACTTTCTCGATCCGCAGTGGCTGTGCGACATGCTGGCCCATGTGGTCACCGTGCGGGAGATTAATCCATTTGCTCCCACGGGCGTGATGAAGTTGGACGATCTTCAGCTGCTGTTTCGTAGTGCTCAGGTTCAAGGAAATGGAAACAGAAGGTTGGTTTTAATATgacatttgaaaaaattataatattaatttgattcACTACCATTTCTTTTAGTTACATTGTTAGCTTATTGAACAAGTTCGAGGTGGCTTTAACGTGGGATTCGAGAACGCTGCTCATTCCCTCCCTGCTGCCATTGCAAGAGTCGGCAACACCCAACTCTGGAAGCACAGTGAAACTTTCGCAACGTTCCCGCGGTCGCAGTTTGGGCTGTTCCGTCTCGCAAGAGGTGAATCTCAATAATCTGATCTACGAGCAGAGGTCACCGCTCACTTCACCAGCTTCCTCTGCTACGGCTAATCAAGGTCTGCGGCGCATTCTTTTGATGACTTATTTCCCGTCCGGGTTCTGGTCGAGATTAATCACGCGGATCCTAGCTGATGAGCAGATAATTGAGGCTATTAGAGGCGCCTATGTGGCTGCACAAGATGTAAGTGGTTATgagacattatttttttgttataagaCACTAATTTCAATTCGTATTCCTCAAAAGTACTTGGATTTCGATTTGCGCACTTCGTTGGAGCAGGACACCCAATGGAATCTGTGGCAGACTGGCCTAGCTCTGTACTATGGACCCATCCTGATATTCAAGATCTGGGAAGTGCCCTTTCAAAACACTGAGCGCACGCAACCCTTCCGCACAAATGGCAATCGCTTCAAGTTGAAACTGGACGGCATATGGAGCGATGTGAATTTGAGCTCCTCGAGCATTCTGGAAGTATACTTTCCACTTCACGAAGTGAACATATCCCAGGAAGTGGATAACCGAGAGCGTCAGCTGCTGGCTGAGCTCCAGCCGCACATGTCCCAGGTGGCCAAGCTGTTGGCCCTGACTGTGGATCACATTGACCTGCTTCTGGAGGACTGGTATCCTTCGTTGGGCACGCGATTTGTGCACACCTCGGAGGGTCGTTTCCTAATCACTCGATTGGTGTTGTGTCCGCGCTGCCTTTGGAAGCTGCAGTTGCAGCACAGCAACGAACCCGCGGATCGGGATCTGCCTGCCATGGGATGCAATAGACCAAGTCGAAGTAGCAGACGTGGAGCGGGAGCATACTTCCTGCACGGTGTGGGTGATCCCGGTGAGGATGGTGCTCTGAACGTATTCTCTGCGTATCTAAATGCCACAGCAAGGAGGGAGCGCCGATCGGAGGATTCTTTGGGCGCTGGCTCGGATGCAGATTCCGGTGTGGGTCCTGATTCCGCCGGCTCTTCACGCAACACTTCGGTGGACGGTCATCCTGGCTATCACCTGCCCGATAACTCGAATGTTTGCTACGCCTGGATGATTGAGGAGTGCATTCTGTCCGTTTACAATCAAAGCAAGATCAGCTGCCCTGTCCATCTGGAACAGTCGATGGCTCAGCTGGCGCCGGATGTCATATTTGCCGATATTCCCGATAAGCACACTATTCCAAGCGAGTGCATTATTAAGGGATCGCTGCTTGGTCGGGGAGCCTTTGGATTTGTCTTTAAGGCGAATTGCAAGGTAAGGGGCGCCAGATCATTTAAACCGGTGGCCATGAAAATGCTCCAACCAGTGCCTCCCGGAGCTCGGGCCAAGGAGGTGAGTACTTCAAGTTACAGATAATCGTTTTCAATGCTAAAGGATTTACTACATTTTCAGAGCGCCTTAATGGCTTTTAAAGTGGCTGTGGGCAAGTGGGACCGGGATCCACTGCAGCATTCCTGCAAGGCCTACTGCACTGCCCGCCAGGAATTGGCTGTACTACTCACCCTCAAGCACCCGAACATTGTGCCCCTGGTGGGGATCTGCATTAAACCATTAGCTCTGGTCCTTGAACTTGCACCTCTGGGTGGTCTGGATGCTTTGCTTCGCCAGTATCGACGCAGTGGCGCCCACATGGGTCCGCACACATTTCAGACCCTTGTACTGCAGGCTGCTCGTGCAATTGAGTATCTGCATCGCAGACGAATAATCTACCGAGATCTCAAGTCGGAAAATGTTCTGGTTTGGGAGCTTCCACAGCCTCACACCGAGGACAGTCCGCGAAACCGTGTGCACATTAAGATAGCCGACTATGGAATCAGCAGGCAGACAGCACCCAGCGGAGCAAAGGGATTTGGCGGCACAGAGGGCTTCATGGCTCCCGAGATCATTCGTTACAACGGTGAGGAGGAATATACTGAGAAGGTGGGTTAATAAACTCTTTTTACGAGCTTTTAACTTTATTAACTTTTCATTTCCAGGTGGACTGCTTTTCCTTCGGCATGTTCATATACGAGAACATCAGTTTGCGACAACCTTTCGAGGGGCATGAGTCCATTAAAGAGTGCATCTTGGAGGGTAGTCGGCCGGCTCTGACGCAAAGGGAAACCCAGTTCCCAACCTGTTGTCTGGATCTCATGGTCCTGTGTTGGCACGAACAGCCGCGTCGCAGACCCACGGCAAGTCAGATTGTTTCCATACTCAGTGCCCCGGAGTGCATCCATCTGCTGGATGTGGTTGCCATGCCGCACAGCGAGAAGATTGTATGTGGAGTTTTTCAGTCGCTGGTCGGCGCTGGCGATGAGGAGCGTAGTGGTCTCGAGCTGTGGCTTCCCTCCTTCGGTTCCCGCATAGACATTCTGGACTGCACACCCTCGGGCAGCCTGGTGCAGTGCAACAGCATCAGTTGTTCTCCGCAGCCACAGGTTGCTCCGCCCAAGACACCCGAAAACGGTGCCCACTCACGGGCTCGTTCCGCCCAACGGTTGCCCAAGATGAACATGCTGTGCTGCTGCCTGGTGGGCGATGCCATCTGGATGGGCGACGTCTCCGGCAACCTGCATGCTTATAGCACCTCTAGCTATGCCCACTTGTTTTCCTACATGCTTGATCCGGCCATCAAGTCAGCTGTCATCAGTTTGGTCTATATGGAGCGGATAGCTCGCGTGGCCGTGGGTACACACAATGGTCGGGTGTTTCTGGTGGACGCCACTCAAGTTCCCAGCAATTGCGCCTTTGCCGAGGGCTCCTTTGTGCTCACGGAGATCTGTTCCGGTTTTGTTTTGCACGCCGCTTGCTCCGTTTTTGTCGATGGGTAAGTTTATAAATCTTTACCAACTGATCTTGTAATATTTGATGTGTGATTTCCATAGAAACTACGAACTGTGGTGCGGTGAAATAGccggaaaaataaatgtattcccGTTGAACGAGACCGGGGTGTCCGGCCATCAGGCTTTGTGCCACAGCGAGGAACCTAATTTAATCGAGGACGTCAAGGTGGCCCGCATGTGCAGCAACGACAGTCACGTCTTTAGTTGTCTATATCCCGGCTGCATGGTGTACCAGTGGGGTGTGGTGTCCAAACGGATTGAGAACAAGCTGGACTGCTCCAAGCTGCTGCCCTGTTCCGAATCCCTGCAGAGCATCGCGATTGATGAGCATGTGAACTTGATTAAGTGCCAGATTTCGGCGCTGGCGGCTCACAATACGGAGTTGTATATTGGAACCACCTGGGGTTGCTTAATCGTGGCCGAGTTGCACACCCTGCGTCCCATAAGCGTGTTCCGGCCTTATGAAAATGAGGTAAGAACTGCTAATTTCACCTTCTTCTTGTggatattgatttttatttgattctcCCACAGATTAAATCCATTATAACGCTTTCTAATGACAAGGTGCCCCTGATCGCCACGATCGGAAGACGGTATCGCTCGCTAATCTCACGCTACGTGGACTCTGCAGAGACATCCAGCATGTGCTCTGCCGTCAGCACACCCACACATGGTGCAGCCAAATTATTGCCACCGGCGGATGTGGACAATCACATCCATTGCCTGCTGTGGCGCGCCAAGCACTGGACCTAAATTCGATCTCATTCGAAGTATTTGTTGACGTATTTAATAATCCTCTAACAAATTTGTTAAGAAAGGTGCTAGGTATCAGGAATAGTCGCTGAGAAGTATTTAGTTACTGTCGCTTTATCCTTTGAGTGCGCTTTTGGTAGATTGCCAAATTCTTGcctaattaaaatgattttatttggtGCAATAGAACTTTTACCGACTTTATATCTCATTTATAAAAACatcgtatttatttatttttaagttcaaGTCTTTATGAAATATCCAACAGTTTTAGCAAAGTGTCTTTACTCAGTTTCTACAAACAATTGGTTAAATCGGTTAAAAGCAGCAACTCTTCGTATAATACTTTGTGGCTCTTTCAagctaaataatttattggtGTGATTTCGACATTCCGTCTAACATCTAACAACCTTAAAATGCGAACAAAATACATAGTTTATTTCTggtttgataataatttattattatttctaaaaaatgtttcagtGTTTAACATTCCATAAATCAGTTCAATGagaatttaaatcttttaataAATCTTGCAACGTAcattaatgaaaatgtttttttatgacGGAGACaaatatcaatatttccaACTGACAACAAACATTAATTTGAAAAGTAGTGAAAAACGGAGGACTCTATTGCGAGTCCTGGGCCACAGATGCAACGGACATGGAGGACTGACGGCTGCGCGAGTAGATGGAAGCCGAGTTTTTCAGAATCCGTACATAGTTATTAAAATCGATAACGAACTGGAACTCTTCTTTAAGAGCGTCGCGCAACGGGACCTGAAATATGATAGTCACTTTTAGCCAGGCTGTTAGTCCTAACGTAATTTAAAACTCACCCGATAGTGATGAGCTTTCTTCATCACAAAGAAGACCCAGCTAATAATGCCGTAGAGCAGGGCACACCAACTTCCGACCAGAAGTACGATGAACACGCCCGCTAGGTTATTCATATCTAAGGCCTGGGCATCTGGAGCATCCTCGGTGGTAGGGCAAATACCTGTACCCACCTCGTTCCACCATTTGTTCTTCATCTTCTCCAGCACTCCCTGCTCCTGCAGCTCCAACAGGGCATTATTGAACTTGTCGCGGTGCGGCCAATCTATAGGATACAAAgttaagaatttaatatttaactttagGGGAATTTTAAACTTACTCTTTCTCATGGCTATCCCATAGCCTTTCTCGTCCAAAGCATCTCCAATTTTATTGAGATTGCATTCTCGCTTAATATTGTACTCAATGGAAGTCGATTCCATGAGGAATGCATAGTGAGTACTCGACTTTACTCGATTTACTCCCTCCATGTTGTCTTCGGTAAGATATTGGGGGTTTTCGGTCATGAATTTATTCATCTTCTTATATCGGGGGTCCTCCGATGtctaagaaatatatatgtcACTAAAAAGGGATATGACATATGAAATAAAACTATCACAATACCATAAAAAAGTTCCTGGTTGATCCAGTTCTTTTTGCTCCGTAGACAACTCCATCCTTGTTATCTGCCAAATCATCTACGCTATCGATCAAACTCTGCGGCTTTTCGATGGTCAAGAAGGCAGCCAAGTTCGCGGTGTAGGAAGACACCACAATTAAGGTAAAAAACCACCAGAAGCTGGCGACTGTTCGAGTGGATAAGGCTCTGTCaaggatatgggaaaaatagaaatctattaattataattataataattattcttcATACTTTGGGCCAATTTCGGAACCCTGCTGAAGCAGGGCTCCAGTGGTAAACCAGACGGAAT
This portion of the Drosophila takahashii strain IR98-3 E-12201 chromosome 3R, DtakHiC1v2, whole genome shotgun sequence genome encodes:
- the Lrrk gene encoding leucine-rich repeat serine/threonine-protein kinase 1 isoform X2 — translated: MSDSDEDAREEVRQIKHGELRTAVSAGDERTVRVLLAALGTERQIIVNMAPSGANTLLFISCQSGYESITQRLLDAGADGRSHAVTKYSPLYAAVHSGHLGIARLMLDRFPELIQQPTVERWLPLHAACINGHIKLLELLISYSYPDYLYQTYRDEEGQWEWRLPFDANAHDVTGQTSLYIASILGNKQLVGVLLKWQLHCRRTLGDSASSVSTPITPTRKRISFGIQAIMSKLHISGDSEGVEDQSSAESTECQRCPINVNLLCGAARETALLAAVRGGHLDVVQSLLQHGANPNIVAKPVEDHNDPKCCEEIYGLSNVPIAEACKQRSLAMLDLLLKHGARDDNGSAIGMAITGSDEAILSRLLARRVHPDSDYKINKKGLPTPVEVNVFLPSTSNISYSAMFPNVPTIIDWHSMGSSVQLSVVRVPWMVSGVLLLNPKLQSHPRLDEVALTAITRIDFSHNLLTAIPQELFHLVSLKYLNVAQNKITDLPAPLGKSYGCPVLDELFLQDNQLTTLPAAIFHLPALSILDVSNNKLQQLPFDLWRAPKLRELNVAFNLLRDLPVPPMQTSSSLLSLDKLQLQAYEEVPSNKPRNVTQQRLTHRNLWSSSLDITDNDMKWQHEQDFGDGKSPGMGSSQLSSLNIANNLFNSIPAALPCLAVNLTRLNMSYNSLRSMGHVTSYPATLKQLDLSHNEISCWPSLPRITESDPHLLCYSCVQLPEGRQEEEQAYKTSSSKGSSSSATSFRASVLKSVCRHRRHLRLEALRTLILADNLLTRIQLSTDDATTLFNESEDADWSVVGVNRSKVIFPNLSMLDMTNNCLKEIPASLHELSSLSVLNISGNVNITELPPHLGLLSRLWNLNTRGCLLQEPLRSMIESKKHKTMDIVGYLKSIYEDAQPYARMKLMVVGVAGIGKSTLLDLLRQGAGSGSSSSSHRSRASENHWAKRMGHARSTSRSHRHSSASRANISTVGVDIGTWICEKRKRAPGSHGPVVFRTWDFGGQKEYYATHQYFLSKRSLYLVLWRISDGHKGLAELLQWLGNIQARAPNSPVIIVGTHFDAVGESISPQQAEQLQQLIREKFIAIPDAEKIGLPRVIDSIEISCRTLHNIHLLANIIYDTAMQLRSPGSKEPMLLQKIPASYIALEDIVNVIACNLRAAGRDPVLDGEQYRRLVTEQMRLHNYKSFRDAAELQQATTWCHENGVLLHYDDATLRDYYFLDPQWLCDMLAHVVTVREINPFAPTGVMKLDDLQLLFRSAQVQGNGNRSYIVSLLNKFEVALTWDSRTLLIPSLLPLQESATPNSGSTVKLSQRSRGRSLGCSVSQEVNLNNLIYEQRSPLTSPASSATANQGLRRILLMTYFPSGFWSRLITRILADEQIIEAIRGAYVAAQDYLDFDLRTSLEQDTQWNLWQTGLALYYGPILIFKIWEVPFQNTERTQPFRTNGNRFKLKLDGIWSDVNLSSSSILEVYFPLHEVNISQEVDNRERQLLAELQPHMSQVAKLLALTVDHIDLLLEDWYPSLGTRFVHTSEGRFLITRLVLCPRCLWKLQLQHSNEPADRDLPAMGCNRPSRSSRRGAGAYFLHGVGDPGEDGALNVFSAYLNATARRERRSEDSLGAGSDADSGVGPDSAGSSRNTSVDGHPGYHLPDNSNVCYAWMIEECILSVYNQSKISCPVHLEQSMAQLAPDVIFADIPDKHTIPSECIIKGSLLGRGAFGFVFKANCKVRGARSFKPVAMKMLQPVPPGARAKESALMAFKVAVGKWDRDPLQHSCKAYCTARQELAVLLTLKHPNIVPLVGICIKPLALVLELAPLGGLDALLRQYRRSGAHMGPHTFQTLVLQAARAIEYLHRRRIIYRDLKSENVLVWELPQPHTEDSPRNRVHIKIADYGISRQTAPSGAKGFGGTEGFMAPEIIRYNGEEEYTEKVDCFSFGMFIYENISLRQPFEGHESIKECILEGSRPALTQRETQFPTCCLDLMVLCWHEQPRRRPTASQIVSILSAPECIHLLDVVAMPHSEKIVCGVFQSLVGAGDEERSGLELWLPSFGSRIDILDCTPSGSLVQCNSISCSPQPQVAPPKTPENGAHSRARSAQRLPKMNMLCCCLVGDAIWMGDVSGNLHAYSTSSYAHLFSYMLDPAIKSAVISLVYMERIARVAVGTHNGRVFLVDATQVPSNCAFAEGSFVLTEICSGFVLHAACSVFVDGNYELWCGEIAGKINVFPLNETGVSGHQALCHSEEPNLIEDVKVARMCSNDSHVFSCLYPGCMVYQWGVVSKRIENKLDCSKLLPCSESLQSIAIDEHVNLIKCQISALAAHNTELYIGTTWGCLIVAELHTLRPISVFRPYENEIKSIITLSNDKVPLIATIGRRYRSLISRYVDSAETSSMCSAVSTPTHGAAKLLPPADVDNHIHCLLWRAKHWT
- the Lrrk gene encoding leucine-rich repeat serine/threonine-protein kinase 1 isoform X1; this translates as MSWKFSMEQPKPGTETALEACDYFVDEVIEASSIRDAREEVRQIKHGELRTAVSAGDERTVRVLLAALGTERQIIVNMAPSGANTLLFISCQSGYESITQRLLDAGADGRSHAVTKYSPLYAAVHSGHLGIARLMLDRFPELIQQPTVERWLPLHAACINGHIKLLELLISYSYPDYLYQTYRDEEGQWEWRLPFDANAHDVTGQTSLYIASILGNKQLVGVLLKWQLHCRRTLGDSASSVSTPITPTRKRISFGIQAIMSKLHISGDSEGVEDQSSAESTECQRCPINVNLLCGAARETALLAAVRGGHLDVVQSLLQHGANPNIVAKPVEDHNDPKCCEEIYGLSNVPIAEACKQRSLAMLDLLLKHGARDDNGSAIGMAITGSDEAILSRLLARRVHPDSDYKINKKGLPTPVEVNVFLPSTSNISYSAMFPNVPTIIDWHSMGSSVQLSVVRVPWMVSGVLLLNPKLQSHPRLDEVALTAITRIDFSHNLLTAIPQELFHLVSLKYLNVAQNKITDLPAPLGKSYGCPVLDELFLQDNQLTTLPAAIFHLPALSILDVSNNKLQQLPFDLWRAPKLRELNVAFNLLRDLPVPPMQTSSSLLSLDKLQLQAYEEVPSNKPRNVTQQRLTHRNLWSSSLDITDNDMKWQHEQDFGDGKSPGMGSSQLSSLNIANNLFNSIPAALPCLAVNLTRLNMSYNSLRSMGHVTSYPATLKQLDLSHNEISCWPSLPRITESDPHLLCYSCVQLPEGRQEEEQAYKTSSSKGSSSSATSFRASVLKSVCRHRRHLRLEALRTLILADNLLTRIQLSTDDATTLFNESEDADWSVVGVNRSKVIFPNLSMLDMTNNCLKEIPASLHELSSLSVLNISGNVNITELPPHLGLLSRLWNLNTRGCLLQEPLRSMIESKKHKTMDIVGYLKSIYEDAQPYARMKLMVVGVAGIGKSTLLDLLRQGAGSGSSSSSHRSRASENHWAKRMGHARSTSRSHRHSSASRANISTVGVDIGTWICEKRKRAPGSHGPVVFRTWDFGGQKEYYATHQYFLSKRSLYLVLWRISDGHKGLAELLQWLGNIQARAPNSPVIIVGTHFDAVGESISPQQAEQLQQLIREKFIAIPDAEKIGLPRVIDSIEISCRTLHNIHLLANIIYDTAMQLRSPGSKEPMLLQKIPASYIALEDIVNVIACNLRAAGRDPVLDGEQYRRLVTEQMRLHNYKSFRDAAELQQATTWCHENGVLLHYDDATLRDYYFLDPQWLCDMLAHVVTVREINPFAPTGVMKLDDLQLLFRSAQVQGNGNRSYIVSLLNKFEVALTWDSRTLLIPSLLPLQESATPNSGSTVKLSQRSRGRSLGCSVSQEVNLNNLIYEQRSPLTSPASSATANQGLRRILLMTYFPSGFWSRLITRILADEQIIEAIRGAYVAAQDYLDFDLRTSLEQDTQWNLWQTGLALYYGPILIFKIWEVPFQNTERTQPFRTNGNRFKLKLDGIWSDVNLSSSSILEVYFPLHEVNISQEVDNRERQLLAELQPHMSQVAKLLALTVDHIDLLLEDWYPSLGTRFVHTSEGRFLITRLVLCPRCLWKLQLQHSNEPADRDLPAMGCNRPSRSSRRGAGAYFLHGVGDPGEDGALNVFSAYLNATARRERRSEDSLGAGSDADSGVGPDSAGSSRNTSVDGHPGYHLPDNSNVCYAWMIEECILSVYNQSKISCPVHLEQSMAQLAPDVIFADIPDKHTIPSECIIKGSLLGRGAFGFVFKANCKVRGARSFKPVAMKMLQPVPPGARAKESALMAFKVAVGKWDRDPLQHSCKAYCTARQELAVLLTLKHPNIVPLVGICIKPLALVLELAPLGGLDALLRQYRRSGAHMGPHTFQTLVLQAARAIEYLHRRRIIYRDLKSENVLVWELPQPHTEDSPRNRVHIKIADYGISRQTAPSGAKGFGGTEGFMAPEIIRYNGEEEYTEKVDCFSFGMFIYENISLRQPFEGHESIKECILEGSRPALTQRETQFPTCCLDLMVLCWHEQPRRRPTASQIVSILSAPECIHLLDVVAMPHSEKIVCGVFQSLVGAGDEERSGLELWLPSFGSRIDILDCTPSGSLVQCNSISCSPQPQVAPPKTPENGAHSRARSAQRLPKMNMLCCCLVGDAIWMGDVSGNLHAYSTSSYAHLFSYMLDPAIKSAVISLVYMERIARVAVGTHNGRVFLVDATQVPSNCAFAEGSFVLTEICSGFVLHAACSVFVDGNYELWCGEIAGKINVFPLNETGVSGHQALCHSEEPNLIEDVKVARMCSNDSHVFSCLYPGCMVYQWGVVSKRIENKLDCSKLLPCSESLQSIAIDEHVNLIKCQISALAAHNTELYIGTTWGCLIVAELHTLRPISVFRPYENEIKSIITLSNDKVPLIATIGRRYRSLISRYVDSAETSSMCSAVSTPTHGAAKLLPPADVDNHIHCLLWRAKHWT